Proteins co-encoded in one Hemibagrus wyckioides isolate EC202008001 linkage group LG26, SWU_Hwy_1.0, whole genome shotgun sequence genomic window:
- the LOC131346671 gene encoding macrophage mannose receptor 1-like isoform X1 has protein sequence MSHKWGFVILFFSVVCGIGAYIPHRYHFFNENKTWSEAQTYCRENYTDLATINNMREMKKLNHTLMKENAKKAWIGLQREGPGKWQWSLADQTFYRDGDNYTNWRSGEPNSVGDNPYCVEMYKDDGKWNDGNCLNSKFFVCYEEKNTITNKYVVINETKSWHDAQIYCRENHTDLISVRNQTENDEIWKVINSSVGGVWIGLFNDSWKWSDQSNSSFRYWSSNKTSGGLNCSAVSESEKRYWSDVDCTEKLPFICHENKLILVKENLTWREALRYCRNHHHDLVSVRTEEMQLWVKEVAQNASTEHVWLGLRHTCALGFWYWVNGEMICYQDWAPGNGTGFEDCSHEERTGAVQSGGERKWISLPQSKKLNFICSTYEDLFY, from the exons atGAGTCATAAATGGGGTTTTGTTATCCTGTTCTTCTCAG TAGTATGTGGGATAGGAGCATATATTCCTCATCGCTATCACTTTTTCAATGAGAATAAAACCTGGAGTGAAGCTCAGACTTACTGCAGAGAGAACTACACGGATCTGGCAACCATCAACAAcatgagagagatgaagaagctgaatcacacactgatgaagGAAAATGCAAAGAAAGCTTGGATTGgtctacagagagagggacCTGGGAAATGGCAGTGGTCTCTGGCAGACCAAACTTTCTACAGAGACGGAGACAATTACACAAACTGGAGGAGTGGAGAACCTAATAGCGTTGGGGACAATCCATACTGTGTTGAGATGTACAAAGATGACGGAAAGTGGAATGATGGAAACTGTTTGAACTCAAAATTTTTTGTATGTTATGAAG aaAAGAACACAATCACTAATAAATATGTAGTGATTAATGAGACAAAGAGCTGGCATGATGCTCAGATCTACTGCAGAGAGAATCACACTGATCTGATCAGTGTGAGGAACCAAACTGAGAATGATGAGATCTGGAAAGTGATTAATAGTTCTGTGGGTGGGGTTTGGATCGGTCTGTTTAATGACTCCTGGAAGTGGTCAGATCAGAGTAACTCCTCATTCAGATACTGGAGCTCTAACAAAACCAGTGGAGGTTTGAACTGTTCTGCAGTGTCTGAGTCTGAGAAACGTTACTGGAGTGATGTGGACTGCACAGAAAAACTCCCGTTCATCTGCCATGAGA ATAAGCTGATCCTGGTTAAGGAGAATCTGACCTGGAGAGAAGCTCTGAGATACTGCAGGAACCATCATCATGACCTGGTCTCAGTGCGCACTGAGGAGATGCAGCTCTGGGTGAAGGAAGTGGCTCAAAACGCCTCCACTGAACACGTGTGGCTCGGCCTGCGTCACACCTGCGCTCTGGGCTTCTGGTACTGGGTGAATGGAGAGATGATCTGCTACCAGGACTGGGCTCCGGGCAACGGGACAGGGTTTGAAGACTGCAGCCATGAGGAGAGAACCGGAGCAGTGCAGTCTGGTGGAGAGCGGAAGTGGATCAGCCTGCCTCAGAGCAAAAAACTCAACTTCATCTGCTCTACCTATGAAG atttgttttattaa
- the LOC131346671 gene encoding macrophage mannose receptor 1-like isoform X2: MSHKWGFVILFFSVCGIGAYIPHRYHFFNENKTWSEAQTYCRENYTDLATINNMREMKKLNHTLMKENAKKAWIGLQREGPGKWQWSLADQTFYRDGDNYTNWRSGEPNSVGDNPYCVEMYKDDGKWNDGNCLNSKFFVCYEEKNTITNKYVVINETKSWHDAQIYCRENHTDLISVRNQTENDEIWKVINSSVGGVWIGLFNDSWKWSDQSNSSFRYWSSNKTSGGLNCSAVSESEKRYWSDVDCTEKLPFICHENKLILVKENLTWREALRYCRNHHHDLVSVRTEEMQLWVKEVAQNASTEHVWLGLRHTCALGFWYWVNGEMICYQDWAPGNGTGFEDCSHEERTGAVQSGGERKWISLPQSKKLNFICSTYEDLFY; encoded by the exons atGAGTCATAAATGGGGTTTTGTTATCCTGTTCTTCTCAG TATGTGGGATAGGAGCATATATTCCTCATCGCTATCACTTTTTCAATGAGAATAAAACCTGGAGTGAAGCTCAGACTTACTGCAGAGAGAACTACACGGATCTGGCAACCATCAACAAcatgagagagatgaagaagctgaatcacacactgatgaagGAAAATGCAAAGAAAGCTTGGATTGgtctacagagagagggacCTGGGAAATGGCAGTGGTCTCTGGCAGACCAAACTTTCTACAGAGACGGAGACAATTACACAAACTGGAGGAGTGGAGAACCTAATAGCGTTGGGGACAATCCATACTGTGTTGAGATGTACAAAGATGACGGAAAGTGGAATGATGGAAACTGTTTGAACTCAAAATTTTTTGTATGTTATGAAG aaAAGAACACAATCACTAATAAATATGTAGTGATTAATGAGACAAAGAGCTGGCATGATGCTCAGATCTACTGCAGAGAGAATCACACTGATCTGATCAGTGTGAGGAACCAAACTGAGAATGATGAGATCTGGAAAGTGATTAATAGTTCTGTGGGTGGGGTTTGGATCGGTCTGTTTAATGACTCCTGGAAGTGGTCAGATCAGAGTAACTCCTCATTCAGATACTGGAGCTCTAACAAAACCAGTGGAGGTTTGAACTGTTCTGCAGTGTCTGAGTCTGAGAAACGTTACTGGAGTGATGTGGACTGCACAGAAAAACTCCCGTTCATCTGCCATGAGA ATAAGCTGATCCTGGTTAAGGAGAATCTGACCTGGAGAGAAGCTCTGAGATACTGCAGGAACCATCATCATGACCTGGTCTCAGTGCGCACTGAGGAGATGCAGCTCTGGGTGAAGGAAGTGGCTCAAAACGCCTCCACTGAACACGTGTGGCTCGGCCTGCGTCACACCTGCGCTCTGGGCTTCTGGTACTGGGTGAATGGAGAGATGATCTGCTACCAGGACTGGGCTCCGGGCAACGGGACAGGGTTTGAAGACTGCAGCCATGAGGAGAGAACCGGAGCAGTGCAGTCTGGTGGAGAGCGGAAGTGGATCAGCCTGCCTCAGAGCAAAAAACTCAACTTCATCTGCTCTACCTATGAAG atttgttttattaa